Within the Arthrobacter sp. V1I7 genome, the region GCGTCGAACGCCTCTTCCTCCCGGGGCTGGGCGAACTTTTTCGCGTCCCCGGCGGGCATCTCCTGCTCCGCCGTGGGGGTGCCGTAGCCACCGGCTTCTTCGATCGGGTCGTGCTGGTTGTCCTGAGTCATGTCATTCCTCCTGCTGTTGGAATCGTGGTGAATCCTGACTTAATCCCTCGGTGAAGGGCGGGCGGCGGCTGCCCGAGAGGCCCTTTCCGCCGGCACGAACCGGCTCCTCGAAGCTATCCCAGCGAAGTAAACAGTTCCACCCTACCCGCAAAATAGTCAGCAGACTTAGTACCAACTTGAATTTAGTAAGTCCCAAGCCTAGGTTGACTGTTAGCTGCCACCCGCAGTCCGATCCGCACCTACCGGAGGTTCGTCCAGTGCCTGATCAAGAAGAGTTGCCGAGGGACGGCAGAAACGAGTCCGTCGACGAAAAAATGGACCGCAACTGGATGGAACTCCTGCAGGAACTCCGGGTGTTGCAGACCGGGGTGCAGATCCTCGCGGGCTTCCTGCTGACCCTGCCGTTCCAGTCAAGGTTCAGCACGTTGGACGATTTCCAGGTCAACCTCTACCTGGCCAACGTGGCGCTGGCCGCACTCACCACGGCGGTGATCCTGCTGCCCGTGAGCGTGCACCGACGCCTGTTCCGCTTGCGCCTCAAGGCCACGCTCGTCTCCAGCGCCGACCGGATCGCGAAGGTGGCCCTGGCCGGCATCGGGCTCCTCAGCGTCGGTACCTCCGCGATGGTCTTCGACGTCGCGGCTGGACGGACGGCCGGGCTCACCGCCGGGGCGGTGCTGCTGGCGGCGCTGCTGGTCCTCCTGGTCTACGTGCCCAACAGGCTCCGCCAGCGGGCAGGCGAAGGAAAATGAGATGACAAGCACCGCAAACCATCCGCGCAGCGCATCCTCAGGAGGAACCGGGGGCAAGTGGGTGAAGGAACACGGTCTTCTGTTGGCCAACATCGGGCTCTTCGTCGTCTTCTTCGGCGGGATGATCATCAGCGGCGCCGCCGACTACAGCGAGGACCAGGTGGTCCACGGGGAATCAGCCGTTTCGGTGCTTGAATACCTCGGGACCGGGGCATTCCTGGAGGCGACCTTTGAGAACTGGGAGTCAGAGTTCCTGCAGATGGGCATGTACGTCATCCTGACGGTCTTCCTCTTCCAGAAGGGCTCCTCGGAATCGAAGCCGATGGGGAAAGAGGCCCCGCAGGACCAGGATCCGCGGGACGCACCCGTCAAGGCCAGCACACCGTGGCCGGTGCGGCGCGGCGGCTGGGTCCTCAAGCTCTATGAGCACTCCTTGTCGGTCATGTTCCTGCTGCTGTTCCTCATGTCCATTTCCCTCCATGCGATCGGCGGAACCGAGGGGTACAGCGAGGAGCAGCAAAGCCACGGCCAACCGCCGGTGACCGTGCTCGAGTACCTCGCGACGAGCAGGTTCTGGTTCGAATCCTTCCAGAACTGGCAGAGCGAATTCCTGGCCGTCGCCGTGCTGGTAGGCGCCTCGGTCTACCTCCGCGAGAAAGGCTCCCCGGAATCCAAGCCGGTGGCCGAACCGCACTATGACACCGGCGCCTGAGGGACACCGGCGCCTGAAGCCTCAGGCCCCTTCCAGGACCCGGCTGGTGGCCCAGACGAGGTACTTCGCGGCGTTCGCGACGGCGTCGGCCGGGCTTCCCGCGAGGTCCAGCAGCTGGGCGGCGGCCACCACCCCATGCCCGGCGAGGTCCTCCGGCGTGACCAGGATGCGTCCTGCCACCACGATCACCGGAATGCCGAGCTCGCGGGCGGCATCGGCTAGCGCAATCGGTGCCTTCCCGGTGAGCGACTGCGAATCCAGCGATCCCTCCCCCGTGATCACCAGGTCGGCCTCGGCGAGTTTTCCGGCGAGGCCGGTGAGGCCCGCCACCAGCTCGAAGCCGCCTTCCAGCCGTGCCTTGCCGAAGGCCAGGAACGACGCCGGGAATCCGCCCGCAGCTCCGGCCCCGGGGACGTTGACGTCCCGGCCGGTGCACTGGCGCAACACCGAGGCCCAGTTGCGGAGGCCTGCGTCGAGCAGCGCCACGGCGTCCTCGTCAGCGCCCTTCTGCGGACCGAAGACGTGCGCCGCCCCGTCTTCCCCGAACAGTGGATTCTGCACGTCGACGGCGATCCGGAAGGTCACCGCAGTCAGCCGGGGATCGAGTCCGCTGACATCCACAGATGCCACGTCCGCCAGCGATCCGCCGCCCAGCGGCACAACGTTGCCGGCGGCATCCAGCGGCTTCAGGCCCAGGGCCCGGAGCGCTCCGCTGCCGGCGTCGCTCATCGCCGAGCCGCCCAGGCCGAGCACGATCTCGGTGGCGCCGGCGTCCAGGGCGGCGGCAATCAGCTGTCCGCAGCCGTAGCTGTGGGCGCGCAGGGCGTTGGCCGGGGTCGGCTCCATGTCCGCCAAGCCGGACGCCTGTGCCGTTTCGATGATGGCGGTCGCGCCGCCGAAGGCATCGTTGCGGATCGCCCAGGCGGCACCGACCGGGGCCAGGATGGGCCCGACGACGGCGTTGAGCCGCTCCTCGTACCCGGCCGCGACGGCTGCCTCGAGGGTTCCTTCGCCGCCGTCGGCGATCGGAAACTGGACGGTCTCGGCGTCGGGGTAGACCCGCAAGGCGCCTTCGGCCATGGCGGCGGCGGCTTCGACGGCCGTGAGCGAACCTTTGAATTTGTCCGGGGCGATGAGGATGCGCATGGTTCTATCCTGCCAGTTCCCTTGATGGCCGGGCGCGGTCTCCGGGATACGGCCCGGTCCCGGGACGGCGGGTTCCGGGTTCGGGTTCGAATGGCCGCTTCCGGCCCGGGTTCGAGTGGCGGGTCCCGGGACGGCGGGTTCCGGGACGGTGGGCGGAGGCGGCGACAACTCGGAGCGGCGGTAGTAACGTGACAGCGAGGCAGAATCGGACCGGACCCAGGGGGGCGAAGTGAACGAGACCACTGGCCGGGGCCGTGACTTACCCGGCGTGACGCAACTGCTGCTGGTCCGCCACGGCGAAAGCCAAGGGAACGTCGCCGCGGCGCTGGCGCATCAGGCCGGTGCGCACGTCATCCAAGTGCCTGCCCGCGACGCCGACGTCGAGCTGTCCGACACCGGACGCGAGCAGGCGCTGGCCCTGGGCCGGCTGCTGGCTGGCTTCCCGGCTGAAAGCCGCGCCGTCGTCTGGTCCTCGCCTTATGTCCGGGCGCGGCAGACGGCGGAACTCGCCGTCACCACCGGCGGCTGGCAGACGCCGGTCCTGATTGATGAACGGCTCCGCGACCGCGAACTCGGCATCCTCGATATGCTCACCTCGCTCGGAGTGGAAGCGCGGCTTCCCGAGGAAGCAGAACGCCGGCGGTGGCTGGGCAAGTTCTACTACCGCCCGCCCGGGGGTGAGTCCTGGGCCGACGTCGCCCTGCGCCTGCGCTCCCTGCTCCGGGACCTGGACCGCCGGCACCCCGGGCAGAGCGTGATGCTGGTCTGCCACGACGCCGTGATCCTGCTGATCCGGTACGTCCTGGAAGGCCTGACGGAGCGCGAACTCCTGGACATCGCCGCCACCTCCACCATCCTCAATGCCTCGGTCAGCCGTTTTGTCCGACCGGATGGCACCGGCCCCTGGCAGCTGGAGAGTTTCAACATGGCCGACCACCTGATGAGCGAAGGGGTTCCGGTGACCCAACACTCAGGAGATGCCAATGTCCACCCCCGCTGAACCGGTCACTCCGACCCTGCTGAGGGGCTGGCCGCTGCCCGGCGGCGGGTCGGGCAAAGATGACCGCGGCTCCGTCCTGGTGATCGGCGGGGCCAGGATGACGCCCGGGGCGGCGCTGCTTTCCGGGGTCGCGGCGCTCCGTTCCGGTGCCGGCCGGCTCACCCTGGCCGTGGCCGAGTCCGTTGCGGTGCAGCTTGCAGTCGCGCTCCCCGAGGCCGGCGTGCTGGGCCTGCCGGAAACCCCGTCGGGATCCGTCGCCGGCTCGGCGGCGGCCTCCGCCCTCGTCGGAGAGCTGGATTCCGCAGATGCCGTCCTGGTGGGGCCGGGCCTCGACGACAAGGACGAGGCAGTGGCCCTGGTCCGCGGGATGCTCGCGATGGCGGCGGACGTGGCACGTCCGGCCATCATCCTCGACGCCTACGCCCTGGGCACCCTGCCCGACTTGGAGGGCGAGCTGGAACCGTGGGCGGACCGGCTGATCCTGACCCCGAATATAACTGAGGCCGGCATCATGCTCGGCCGGGACGTGAACGACCTGCACCGGGACGTGCCGGAACTCGCCGACAAATACCAAGCCGTGGTGAGCTGCCAGGGGGTCATCGTGGCCCCGCGCCGGGCCGGGAAAGCTGACGGAGCCGGCAGTGTCGGGACCGGTGACCAGAACGGGCCGGGGCGCGGCGGCCACTGGGAAATCACCACCGGGCACAGCGGGCTGGGCACTTCGGGTAGCGGGGACGTGCTCTCCGGGATCATTGCCGGTCTCCGGGCCCGTGGAACCACCGACGCCCAGGCCGCCTGCTGGGGCACGCATCTGCATGCCGCCGCCGGCGATCGGCTTGCCAGCCGGTTGGGTGGGCTGGGCTATCTCGCCCGCGAACTCACCGAAGAGCTCCCGCCGCTGATGATGGAGCTCTCCAGCTGACCGCCGGGCTCCACCCGGACGCGGGCTCTGGACGACCCGTAAGCATGCTGATTAGGCTGGAGGAGCAGGGCCGGCAGCCCCGGCCGCACGGTGTCGACTAAGGAGACGGCGATGGGTATCGGAGACAGCATCAGCAAGGCGGCGGAGAACGCCATGGAGGATCTTGGCGGCACCGCGGAGAAGTCCGACGACGCTCATGCCCCTGATCCCGGTAATCCGCGGGACGACGTCCAGGTGCATTCCTCGATCAGCGAGGGCTCCAACGCCCTCGACGGCGAGAGCAGCAGTTCCGGTGCCGGTGCAGGTGCCGCTGCCGGTTCCGATTCCGGTTCCGGTTCCGACAGCGAGCCGGGCACGGACCCGTCGCGCCTCACCCCCGGCGACCCCGGCGGTTCGCCGCTGGACTCCCCGCCGCCTGCCCCGACCGAGGAACCGGGAGGAACTCCCCCGCTGAATGATCCGCACGACATCCCGGGCCCGGGCGGCTTGCCGGGTCCCGACCCGGAGGACCTGCGGGCGGATCCCTCCGAGGGCGCCGAGGACCCGGGCGCCGGCAGCATGGGCCGCGGCTAGGTTCCCGCCGGAGGAGCGGCCTCCGGCGGCGGCACGCGGTTCACGGCGGCGGCACGCGGTTCAGTTCCGCCATGTGCCGCGCTCCTGGAGCACGTGTTTGAGCAGGTCGGCGCGGTCCGTGACGAGCCCGTCGACACCCAGGTCCAGCAGCCGGTGCATCTCGGCCGGCTCATTGATGGTCCAGACGTGCACCTGCAGGCCGTGCCGGTGGGCGCGCCTCACAAAGCCCGGCGTCACCACGGTCACGGCACCGAAGCGGACGGGCACCTGCAGGGCTTGGACGCCGCGGAACGCCCTGCGCGCTACGAGCCGCAGCAGCGGGGCGGGCAGTACCGGGCCCAGCAGGACGAATAGGCCGGTGGAGACGATTCCGGCGGAGCCCGCCGCCGGACGGCTGAGCTGCTTCAGCACGGCCCGGCGCCGGCGGTCCGAAAAACTGGCAACCAGCACGCGGTCATGCAGCCCGTACCGCTCGATCGCCGCAGCCAGGGTGGCCACCGAGTTCCAGTCCTTGACATCGAGGTTCAACCGGACGTCCGGAAACGCGGTGATGAGCTCCTCGAAGAGCGGGATCGGTTCCGTGCCTCCAATCCGGGCGCGCGCGACCGTCGCCGCAGACAGCTCCGAGATCCGTCCCCGGCCATCCGTGATCCGGTCCAGGGCCTCATCGTGGAACAGCAGCAGCACGCCGTCGGCCGTGGTGTGCACGTCGGTCTCAAGGTGCCGGAAGCCGAGGTCGACGGCGGCACCGAACGCGGCCATCGAGTTTTCCAGGCCCTCCCGGGAGAAGCCGCGGTGGGCCAGGGCGAGGGGTCCGTCGGCGGCCCCGTCAACGGAAAAGTACGGGTGCGACGCGATCATGCCTGAAGCGTACCGGAGCGCGGCGGCCCCGGCAGCGCGAGGATCAGGAGACGGGCAGAAGGATTTCGACGCCGTCGCTGCAGTGCAGCAGGGTGCGCCCCCGGCCGCCGTCGAGGTCGATCCAGACCACCGTGTGGTCTTCCGTGACGGCGTCGATGAGGCCCCCGGTTTCATAGCCGGGGCGCGTCCGGACGGAAACCCTGTCTCCGCGACGCAGGTTCTTCCAGCGGGGGTCCGGTTCGACCCGTCGCAGAGGTTGTTCGTCGGTGCGTTGAATGCGGTGCCTGGCCATGATTTCCCCACTATCGGTTGAACGATCCGTCGTGAGATTTCAGCCTATGAGCCCAAAATGAACGTGAGTTGACCGGAAGCTGGGAATCCGGTGATCACGCAGAGGCAGGTCGAGGGCGGCCCGGGTCAGGGAAGGCTGACGCCCAGGGCTGCGAGCTTGGCCTCGAGGATCTGCGCGACGCCGTCGTCGTCGAAGTGGGGCGCCTGCTGGCCGGCCGCGCGGATAGCCTCCGGGTGGCCGCTGGCCATGGCGTACCCGTCCCCGGCCCAGCGGAGCATTTCGATGTCGTTGGGCATGTCCCCGAATGCCACCACGTCTCCGGCCTCGATGCCCAGGGAGGCAGCGTACTCGGCGAGCGTGACGGCCTTGTTGACGCCTGGAAGGGACAATTCCAGGAGGGCGATGTTCGGCGCGGAATGGGTGGCCGCGGCCAAATGCGCGACGGCGGGCGTCACTTCAGCGAGGAACTCGTCCGCGGTGCCCTCCTTCACGACGGCGAGAAACTTCACCACGGAATCGTCCGCGGTGAGCGTGCTTTGCAGCGGCGCCGGGGTGAACTCGGCGAGCAGCTCGCTGGAGCCGTTCTCGATGAAGCCCGGCTCCAGGTGGAACCCCGTCAGGGTTTCGGCGGCGAACAGTGCCGAGGGCCGGATTCGCTGGATGATGCGGCGTGTCTCGAAGACGGCGTTGAGGTCCAGACCGCGGGCCGAGACCAGCCGGTCAGCTTCCAGGTCCCAGACCACGGCGCCGTTGGAGCAGATGACGGTCCCGGTGTGGCCCAGTTGGTCCTGCAGCGGGTGCAGCCAGCGCGGCGGGCGTCCCGTGACGAAGACAAGTTCGACCCCGGCTTTGCGGCACGCGTAGAAGGCACGGACTGTGCGTTCGCTGATTTTGCCGTCGTGGCCGAGGATCGTTCCGTCAATGTCACTTGCTACCAGCCGCATACTGCCAGTCTACGTGGGCGTGGCGGCGCAGGTGGCGGGGCGGGGGGTTGCGGGGCGGGGCGTGGAGGCGGGCGCGGGGGTGCAAGGCGGGCGCGGGGCCACCAGGGCGCGGGGCGGGTGGGGCGGGCCGCCGTCGGACTCGCCGGAACCGCGCGAAGTCGCCGGAAGGCAACGGCGACCGCGCGAGTTTCCGGCGAATCCACGGGCGTGGAAGCGCTACGGCGCGCGCGGCGGCTACGGGAGCACGGCCGGCGCGGCGGCCTGCCTAATGCCGTTCGTAGATTCCGGTAAGGGTGGCCCGGGCCAGGGTGTGGCGGGAGAGCTTGCTTTCGAGACTTGCCGGGGAGGTGTGGTTGTCCAGTCCGGACTGCTCCACGTCAAGGGCATGGACCGTGACGACGTAACGGTGCGGACCGTGGCCAGGCGGCGGCGCAGCTCCCACGTAGCCGTGGAAGCCGGCGTCGTTCTTCAGCTGCTGGGCGCCCGGCGGGAGCTCCCGGCCGCCCTCTGCGCCCGCCCCGGCCGGCAGGGACGTAACGTCGGCCGGGAGGTCCAGGACGGCCCAGTGCCAGAACCCGCCACGGCCGGGGGCATCCGGGTCGAACACGGTCACGGCATAGCTTCGGGTTCCGGCCGGTGCGCCGCTCCAGCTCAGCTGTGGGGACTCATCCTGCCCGCCGGCGCGCATCTTGCCGCTGCGCTGCGCCGGCGGAAGGGTCTGGCCGTCCTGGAACGATTCGCTGCTGACGTGGAATGCCGGGGCGTCGTGGCTTGTCATGGCTGCCTTTCAAATGATGGGGAGATTGGCACTTTCAGCGCCGGTGGTGCCCGAATCCGCAGGCAGGAACGCCTGCGCTTCGAGCTCCATCCGGTTCAGTTCCGCGCGGGTCGGCGGGTTGGCGCCCGCGCGCGAGACCGTCACGGCGGCTGCCCACGCCGCGCGGGCCAGGAGGTCCCGGAGGCTGTCGGCGGACAGTTCCCGGAGGTCCTTGCGGTTCTGCGCCCCGTCGAGGCCGAGATCCACGATCCCGGACAGCAGCGCGGCCATGAAGGAATCTCCGGCGCCCACGGTGTCCGCCACATTGACCGAGGGGGCCGGGAACTGGGCTTCCCCGGACGCGTTGACACCCCAAGGTCCTTCAGCTCCGCGCGTCACCACCACCAGGGCGGGGCCTTCCGAACCGCCCAGAGACAGCCAGCGGCGGGCCGAATCCAGCGGGTCCTCCCCGGGATAGAGCCATTCCAGGTCCTCGTCCGAGGCCTTGACGACGTCCGCGAGCGAGACGAACTTTTCGGTTTGCCGGCGGGCGTAGTCCACGTCGGTGATGATGCTGGGGCGGCAGTTCGGATCGAAGCTGATGGTCACGGAGGGATGGGCATGCTCCACGGCGGCCAGCACTTCCGCGGCGCCGGGGGCGAGCATGGTGGCGATCGAGCCGGTGTGCAGCAGGGTGGTGCCCTGCAGCATGAACGGCAGCCGGTCGGCGAGGCCGGGCAGCTCCCAGGCGAGGTCGAAGGTGTAGCTGGCGGCGCCGTCGTCGTCGATCAGAGCAGTGGCCACGCTGGTAGGGACCTCGTCCGGTCCCACCGGGAGCAGCACGGAACTGGACCGTAGATGCGCTGCCACCGCGTCGCCGTAGGCGTCCTTTCCATAGCGGCCGATGAACTGCACCGGGTGGTCGAGCCTGGCCAAACCGACCGCAACATTGAGGGGGCTACCGCCCACGTGGGCCTGAATACCGGAGGAGCGCTGGACCACGTCGACAAGGCCCTCGCCAATTACTGTGAGCATGGTCATACTCTGCCAGAGAACGCGGCCGGACGCTCCAGTGTTTCGCTGCGTGCGTCTTCGTTCAGACCGGAGAGTTGCCGGACGTGTGCACGGGGATCCCGGCGGCCGCGGCGTCGCCGAACCTGGCGTCGATGAGGACCACGTCCCTGCCGGCGCGGTGCAGCAGGCTGGCGGCAATGCCGGCGCGGTACCCGGACGCGCAGTGGACCCAGAGCTTTCCGGCGGGAACTTCCTCCAGGCGCATCAGCAGTTCATGCAGCGGGATGTTGACGGCCCCGGCTATCCGCGACGACGCATATTCGTCCGCGCGGCGCACGTCGAGCACGATGTCATCGCCGGCGCTCTCCGTAGGGACCCGGTCCCAGCCCACGCGGGGATAGGAGACGACGGCGGCCCGGGGCGCCAGCGTTCCCGGGTCGGCGCCGACGGCGGCGTCCGGGGAGTCGATGCCGATCCGGGAGAGGTCGCGGATGGCGTTCTCCACATCCTCGCGGGATCCGACCAGCGTCAACGGCTCGCCCCACGGCATCACCCAGCCGAGGTAGGTGCTGAAGCTGTCGCGGTATTCGAAGCTCACGCTGCCCTGCAGGTGGCTGCTGGCGAAGGCGATGCGGCGTCGCAGGTCCACCACCCATTCGCCGTCGTTGAGGCGCCGGGTGAGTTCCACGGCGTCGAGCGATTCCGGCACGGTCAGCTGCGCCGGCCCCGGGCCCCGGGCGTTGGCCACGGCCATGTGAGCGTAGTAGGACGGGTAGGCCGTGAGGTTGGCGATGAGTTCACGGACAAAGTGGTCCTCGTCCGGGTCCGTGAGGGCGTGGTTAACGGTCAGCTGCTCGCCGATGGTCGAGGATCCGGCCCCGCTGGCCGGGCCGGAAGAGCAGAAGGAGCCGAAGCCGTGGGTTGGAAAGAGCGCGGCGTCGGGTGCGGCCTCTCCGGCCAGGCGCCGCGCCGAGGCGTACTGCTCATGGGTGAGGCCGATCGTGTCGGCGGCGGAGACGAGGTCCGTCCGGCCCACCGAACCGTAGAGCAGGCTGCCGCCGGAGAAGACCGCCTGCTTGACGCCGTCGTCGACAATGAAGGACAGGTGCGTGTGGGTGTGGCCGGGTGTGGCGACGGCCCTCACCGTGAACGAACCGATCCGGACGCTCTGGCCGTCCCCGATCGGCTGGCGCTCGAACTTCACCGGATCCGCGGCGTTCACGAGGTAGCTCGCGCCATGCGCCTGCGCCAGGGCAAAGCCCCCGGTGAGGTAGTCGTTGTGCAGATGGGTTTCGGCCACGTGCGTGATGGTCACCCCGGCCTCCCGAGCGGCGGCTTCGACGCGGTCCGTGTCCCGCTGCGGATCTATGACCAGCGCCACCGTCCCGTCATGGACGAGGTAGCTGCGGTCCCCCAGTTGTGGGGTCTCGATCACGATGACGTCCATTCTCCCCTCCTGCGGCCTGCCCGCAACTGCCTGCTCCGACGGTTCTGCTCAGCCCGTTCTGCTCTGCGGCATGTGCGTCCGTTCCAGCTGCGGGAAAACCGGCGGCTGCCTACCCCCTAACGATACCCTCCAAGGGTATGACTGCGGGCTTGGAAATGACTGCCGAGGCCGTCTAACCCGCACCGTCCTGCTGGTAGATATCCGGAATGCCATCGCGGTCGGAATCTATTTTCTCGTCCTCCTCGGCCTTGCGGTAATGCCGGTTCCGGGCCCGCAACACCACCGCCGCCAGCAGTGCGGCCAGCAGGGAGGCTGTCAGGATCCCCACCTTGGCATGGTCGTCGTGGCCGCTGCCATGGCCGAAGCTCAGTTCGGCGACCAGCAGCGATACCGTGAAGCCGATGCCGGCCAGGACCGCTACGCCCAGGACGTCGATCCACTTGAACGAGTCATCCAGGCGGGCCTTGGTGACCTTGATCAGCAGCCAGGTGGTGCCGAGGATGCCTAGTGGTTTACCCAGCACGAGGGCAAGGATGATGCCTACGGCCACCGGGCTGCTGAGGGCCGAACCGAGTCCCTCCCAGCCGCCCACCGAGACGCCGGCCGAGAAAAAGGCAAAGAGCGGCACCGCGATGCCGGCGGAGATGGGACGGGAACGGTGTTCGAAGACCTCGGCCAGCCCGGGCCCTGCCTCCGGGCCGCCGCCGGCCTTGGAGCGGAGGACCGGGATGGCAAAGCCCAGCAGGACGCCGGCCACCGTGGCGTGGATGCCGGAGGCATGAACGAGGGCCCAGACCATCACGCCCAACGGCATCAGGATGACCCAGGCGGCGCCGGCCCTGACGCCGAAGAAGAGCCGGTACTTCTGCGCCAGGAAGGTGTAGAGACCCAGCGGAATGAGGGCCAGCAGGAGCGGCACCGGCTGCAGGTCGCTGGAGTAGAAGACCGCGATGATGGTGATGGCCAGCAGATCGTCGACCACCGCGAGGGTCAACAGGAAAATTCGCAGGGCGCTCGGGAGGTGCGATCCGATAATGGCCAGCACCGCGACGGCGAATGCGATGTCGGTGGCGGTGGGGATGGCCCAGCCCCGCAGGGTCCCGGGACTGCCGAGATTGACCAGGGCGTAGATGACTGCCGGAATGACTACACCCCCAAAGGCGGCGGCCACCGGAACGATCGACTTGCTGGGCTCGCGCAGGTCCCCCGCGATGAATTCCCGTTTAAGCTCGAGCCCGACCAGGAAGAAGAAGATGGCGAGCAGCCCGTCGGCGGCCCAGGCCCCCAGGCTCAGGTCCAAATGCCACGGCTGGTAGCCGATAGTGAAATCCCGGAGGGCAAAGTAGCTGCCGGACGCCGGCGAATTGGCCCAGATGAGGGCGATCACGGCCGCCCCCACAAGCAGGGCACCGCCCACTGTTTCCTTGCGGAGGATTTCCCCGATCCGCAGCGATTCGGCATAGCTGCCCCGGCCGAAGACGGTGTTGCGCGGCGGGACGGGAGGAGGCGGATGGCTCATTAGGGTTCCTAAATTCGGCTCGACAGAACTATTGCCGACCAGACTTCCCGGCGCACCTCGACCCAGTCTAGGCATCCGCCGGGTCTTCCGCCAGCGATCCGGCGCTCCGCGCGCGTCCGCTGAAGTCGGGAGCGCGGACCAGCGACTTCCCGGCGACGCAAAGGTCTACCGCACACGGTCGATGATAAGTAGGCTTAGCACGCAGGGGCTCGCCGGCCCAGTCACACCACATCCGAGCAAGCACTGCCCGAGAGGACTGAAATGAGCGATAAGCCAAACCCCATCCAGATTCAGAAGTTCCTCGCCGGCGTCGATTACCCCGCCGACCGCAGCACCCTCGTTTCGACAGCCGGAAAAGAGGGCGCGGACAGCCGTGTTTTGGACGCACTGAAAAATATTCCAGACAAGGAATACGACAGTCCCACGGCTGTGAGTTCGGCCATTTCGGACAGCGACGATTAGTAGCGGAACAAAAACCAAAGGAGTGAAAATGTCCACAGTTGCCAGAGACATCATGACAGGTGGCGTTGAGTGCGTCGGCGAGAAGGAAACCCTGGAGCAGGCCGCCCGGAAACTCAAGGAACTCAATGTCGGGTCTATGCCGATCTGCGGCGAAGACAAACGGCTCAAGGGAATGCTGACGGACCGGGACATCGTCGTCAAGTGCCTGGCCGAAGGGGGCGATCCCCGCACGGTAACGGCCGGCGAGCTCGGCGAGGGCAAGCCGGTAACCATAGGAGCGGACGACAGCATCGAAGAGGCTATCCGGACAATGCAGGAACACAAAGTCCGCCGGCTCCCCGTGATTGATGGCCATGACCTGGTCGGCATCCTCAGCCAGGCGGACATCGCCCGGAACTATCCGGAGGAGCGAGTCGGGGAGCTTGTGGAGTTCATTTCGTACTGAGCGACTTGCAGCCCGACGGCACCCTGGCGAGCCAGGCAGTCGGCGGCCCGTGGCCAATCCCTAAGCTTGGGAAGCGGCGGAACGGCCGACTGTCTGGAGGTCCCAGCGGTCCGGTCCAAACGCCCGAAGCTCAGGCCAACAGCGACTGCACCAGCTCGCGGCATTTTCGGTAGGAGGCGGCCTTTGGGTCGATGAGCGCGAAGTGGTCGCCGGGAATCTTGAGGAGCTGGACGGGAGCCCCGGTTGCCTTGGC harbors:
- a CDS encoding MBL fold metallo-hydrolase — its product is MDVIVIETPQLGDRSYLVHDGTVALVIDPQRDTDRVEAAAREAGVTITHVAETHLHNDYLTGGFALAQAHGASYLVNAADPVKFERQPIGDGQSVRIGSFTVRAVATPGHTHTHLSFIVDDGVKQAVFSGGSLLYGSVGRTDLVSAADTIGLTHEQYASARRLAGEAAPDAALFPTHGFGSFCSSGPASGAGSSTIGEQLTVNHALTDPDEDHFVRELIANLTAYPSYYAHMAVANARGPGPAQLTVPESLDAVELTRRLNDGEWVVDLRRRIAFASSHLQGSVSFEYRDSFSTYLGWVMPWGEPLTLVGSREDVENAIRDLSRIGIDSPDAAVGADPGTLAPRAAVVSYPRVGWDRVPTESAGDDIVLDVRRADEYASSRIAGAVNIPLHELLMRLEEVPAGKLWVHCASGYRAGIAASLLHRAGRDVVLIDARFGDAAAAGIPVHTSGNSPV
- the nhaA gene encoding Na+/H+ antiporter NhaA, whose translation is MSHPPPPVPPRNTVFGRGSYAESLRIGEILRKETVGGALLVGAAVIALIWANSPASGSYFALRDFTIGYQPWHLDLSLGAWAADGLLAIFFFLVGLELKREFIAGDLREPSKSIVPVAAAFGGVVIPAVIYALVNLGSPGTLRGWAIPTATDIAFAVAVLAIIGSHLPSALRIFLLTLAVVDDLLAITIIAVFYSSDLQPVPLLLALIPLGLYTFLAQKYRLFFGVRAGAAWVILMPLGVMVWALVHASGIHATVAGVLLGFAIPVLRSKAGGGPEAGPGLAEVFEHRSRPISAGIAVPLFAFFSAGVSVGGWEGLGSALSSPVAVGIILALVLGKPLGILGTTWLLIKVTKARLDDSFKWIDVLGVAVLAGIGFTVSLLVAELSFGHGSGHDDHAKVGILTASLLAALLAAVVLRARNRHYRKAEEDEKIDSDRDGIPDIYQQDGAG
- a CDS encoding DUF2795 domain-containing protein, translated to MSDKPNPIQIQKFLAGVDYPADRSTLVSTAGKEGADSRVLDALKNIPDKEYDSPTAVSSAISDSDD
- a CDS encoding CBS domain-containing protein, with translation MSTVARDIMTGGVECVGEKETLEQAARKLKELNVGSMPICGEDKRLKGMLTDRDIVVKCLAEGGDPRTVTAGELGEGKPVTIGADDSIEEAIRTMQEHKVRRLPVIDGHDLVGILSQADIARNYPEERVGELVEFISY